A window of the Serinus canaria isolate serCan28SL12 chromosome 27, serCan2020, whole genome shotgun sequence genome harbors these coding sequences:
- the LOC127060854 gene encoding feather keratin 1-like produces the protein MSCFTRCQPCQPCGPTPLGSSCNEPCVRQCQDSTVFIQPSPVVVTLPGPILSSFPQNTAVGSSTSAAVGSILSSQGVPISSGGFGLSGLGSGLCGTRSLPC, from the coding sequence atgtcctgcttcacccggtgccagccctgccagccctgtggcccCACCccactgggcagcagctgcaatgagccctgtgtcaggcagtgccaggactcCACCGTGTTCATCCAGCCCTCACCTGTGgtggtgaccctgcctgggcccatcctcagctccttcccacagaacACCGCCGTGGgatcctccacctctgctgctgttggcagcatcctcagctctcagggagtgcccatcagctctgggggctttggcctctctggcctgggcagtggcctctgtggcaccaggagcctcccctgctga
- the LOC115484469 gene encoding feather keratin 1-like, which produces MSCYTRCQPCQPCGPTPLGSSCNEPCVRQCQDSTVIIEPSPVVVTLPGPILSSFPQNTAVGSSTSAAVGSILSSQGVPISSGGFGLSGLGSGLCGTRSLPC; this is translated from the coding sequence ATGTCCTGCTACAcccggtgccagccctgccagccctgtggcccCACCccgctgggcagcagctgcaatgagccctgtgtcaggcagtgccaggactcCACTGTCATCATCGAGCCCTCGCCCGTGGTGGTGACCCTGCCTggccccatcctcagctccttcccacagaacACCGCCGTGGgatcctccacctctgctgctgttggcagcatcctcagctctcagggagtgcccatcagctctgggggctttggcctctctggcctgggcagtggcctctgtggcaccaggagcctcccctgctga
- the LOC127060853 gene encoding feather keratin Cos1-1/Cos1-3/Cos2-1-like isoform X1, giving the protein MSCYTPCRPCQPCGPTPLGSSCNEPCVRQCQDSTVIIEPSPVVVTLPGPILSSFPQNTVVGSSTSAAVGSILSSQGVPISSGGFGLSGLGSGLCGTRSLPC; this is encoded by the exons ATGTCCTGCTACACCCCGTGccggccctgccagccctgtggcccCACCccgctgggcagcagctgcaatgagCCCTGTGTCAG gcagtgccaggactcCACTGTCATCATCGAGCCCTCGCCCGTGgtggtgaccctgcctgggcccatcctcagctccttcccacagaacACTGTGGTGGgatcctccacctctgctgctgttggcagcatcctcagctctcagggagtgcccatcagctctgggggctttggcctctctggcctgggcagtggcctctgtggcaccaggagcctcccctgctga
- the LOC115484470 gene encoding feather keratin 1-like isoform X7 codes for MSCFTRCQPCQPCGPTPLGSSCNEPCVRQCQDSTVFIQPSPVVVTLPGPILSSFPQNTAVGSSTSAAVGSILSSQGVPISSGGFGLSGLGSGLCGTRSLPC; via the coding sequence atgtcctgcttcacccggtgccagccctgccagccctgtggcccCACCccgctgggcagcagctgcaatgagccctgtgtcaggcagtgccaggactcCACCGTGTTCATCCAGCCCTCACCTGTGgtggtgaccctgcctgggcccatcctcagctccttcccacagaacACCGCCGTGGgatcctccacctctgctgctgttggcagcatcctcagctctcagggagtgcccatcagctctgggggctttggcctctctggcctgggcagtggcctctgtggcaccaggagcctcccctgctga
- the LOC115484470 gene encoding feather keratin 1-like isoform X2, giving the protein MLPTAAEVEDPLLQLHLVGNNVHLQPPAMSCFTRCQPCQPCGPTPLGSSCNEPCVRQCQDSTVFIQPSPVVVTLPGPILSSFPQNTAVGSSTSAAVGSILSSQGVPISSGGFGLSGLGSGLCGTRSLPC; this is encoded by the exons atgctgccaacagcagcagaggtggaggatcC ACTCCTTCAGCTCCATCTTGTTGGGAACAAC gtgcacctgcagcccccagccatgtcctgcttcacccggtgccagccctgccagccctgtggcccCACCccgctgggcagcagctgcaatgagccctgtgtcaggcagtgccaggactcCACCGTGTTCATCCAGCCCTCACCTGTGgtggtgaccctgcctgggcccatcctcagctccttcccacagaacACCGCCGTGGgatcctccacctctgctgctgttggcagcatcctcagctctcagggagtgcccatcagctctgggggctttggcctctctggcctgggcagtggcctctgtggcaccaggagcctcccctgctga
- the LOC115484470 gene encoding feather keratin 1-like isoform X3, with protein MLPTAAEVEDPLLQLHLVGNNVHLQPPAMSCFTRCQPCQPCGPTPLGSSCNEPCVRQCQDSTVFIQPSPVVVTLPGPILSSFPQNTAVGSSTSAAVGSILSSQGVPISSGGFGLSGLGSGLCGTRSLPC; from the exons ACTCCTTCAGCTCCATCTTGTTGGGAACAAC gtgcacctgcagcccccagccatgtcctgcttcacccggtgccagccctgccagccctgtggcccCACCccgctgggcagcagctgcaatgagccctgtgtcaggcagtgccaggactcCACCGTGTTCATCCAGCCCTCACCTGTGgtggtgaccctgcctgggcccatcctcagctccttcccacagaacACCGCCGTGGgatcctccacctctgctgctgttggcagcatcctcagctctcagggagtgcccatcagctctgggggctttggcctctctggcctgggcagtggcctctgtggcaccaggagcctcccctgctga
- the LOC108964643 gene encoding feather keratin 1-like, translating into MSCFTRCQPCQPCGPTPLGSSCNEPCVRQCQDSHVAIQPSPVVVTLPGPILSSFPQNTAVGSSTSAAVGSILSSQGVPISSGGFGLSGLGSGLCGTRSLPC; encoded by the coding sequence atgtcctgcttcacccggtgccagccctgccagccctgtggcccCACCccgctgggcagcagctgcaatgagccctgtgtcaggcagtgccaggactcCCACGTGGCCATCCAGCCCTCACCTGTGgtggtgaccctgcctgggcccatcctcagctccttcccacagaacACCGCCGTGGgatcctccacctctgctgctgttggcagcatcctcagctctcagggagtgcccatcagctctgggggctttggcctctctggcctgggcagtggcctctgtggcaccaggagcctcccctgctga